In Lolium rigidum isolate FL_2022 chromosome 3, APGP_CSIRO_Lrig_0.1, whole genome shotgun sequence, the genomic window TTTGGAAACATACTATGTCCCCATCTTCAAGctacaatattttcaaatttggggAACTAATAATTAGCGGTTTAATTTGAATTATGTAATTCTCAAATTGAAAAAACATATTTACAAACCTGACTAGAACGGAATGTAAGTTTCTTGTCAATATGTTCACACATAACATTTGGTTCAAACTTAATTTCCTGCATGCAAAAATTGAACCACTTAGTATAATCGACCTTGTGAGATTATCACCATTTAACTCGATAACCCTCTAAAACGATTATTCTGAGTGGACCAGAGATAACTTAAGGAGCTTTGGAATGTGGACTGGATGTCCAGAGATAACTTAAGGAGCTTTGGAATGTGGACTGGATGTATAAATATATCAAATCATCAATTTAACTCTTGCCTCATACAGCTCAATCTCTTCTTCCGGTGTAAACCCAGCCATTTCATTTAATTTTCTCAGAATATCTGAAGGTTTCCCCAAAGCCTTTACAAAGAGCCTCCCCACAAAACTGCACCAAATGAAGAATGAAACATGTCAGCATGAGGAAATTCATAGCAATACATATGAAAGGATGATGAAGAGATCAATTAAAACAGAGCATGTACCAAAGCACTTCTTTTTCAGGGTTGTAGAGTTTGAAGAACAGAAGAATGTCTTCCTTGCTCTTCTCAGGAGGAGGGAGAGGCTGCAGATCCTACATGAATAATTAGATGATAGTTAAACAACCTGCATCCAAGTCACACAGactacaaaataaaaacatgcataaaAGGAAGGAAGCACAATTCCAGCATATCATTACCAGTCCAAATTCCACTTCCAAAAACAGCTTCAGTTCGGCATTCTGTGCCTTGTTTGATATCTCCCGCAGTTGCCCCACCTGTGCGGTAAAAGACATAGTAGTTGGACCCATGGCATATAGCCACATATATACATAAAAGGTAAACAACACTACTGGGTTATACATTGTTCACAATTTTTCCTAGAGTTGTCCAAACAATTAAGCACACTGGATTGGGGTAATGAGATGATTCTTGTGAATAATGAGCTTACTACAAACCAAATTTACAAATACACCTATAACAAAATACACTCATAGAAAATCTAGGCAACGGTGCACTCAAGTCCAAACTATACAAGTCTTGGTTTCTCCAAGTATCTGCATGCTACCAActgctgtatttctacacaaattTGGTATGTCGTAAATGCTAACAAAAGAGCCACATTTGGAAGTTATGTCAGTCTTTGGAAATGACAAAAAAAATTGACATTATTTATGTTGTTCCTCTTGTAAAACTTTCATAGTTCATAGTATGTCACAGCATACAGCATTGACAGTAGATCTTAGTCAGTGATCAAAAGTAACAGTCCACTGGACATAAAGCCAATCAGAATGAGACAAGAGGGCAACAGGTTACAGTTTTACTTTCTGATGATGTACTTACGGATTGTGTTTCTTCATGAGGAGTTAATGGGCGATTTGGCCGGTACGTATGGTTTTGCCTCTTAGCCCACAACCAGAATCGCTGAAACTGTACTGGGATGCCATATTCCTTTGCAACTTCCTCCTGTTAAAACAGTTTTAAGCAGTTAGATTATAAATTAACATACGCATGTTAAAAAGTAGTACCCTGGAACTTTAGTACCAATAACAACTTGCATAGAATTCCAGTGACATATTACCTTGAAAGTACTAAATGGTAATTGCTTCTGTATTCGGAAGCTGCGGACTTTTTCATGGTCCACCAGATCAAAATATATATCCTTACCAGTTTGCTCCTTCAAATCCTCATCTCGAGCAATCTGGATATAGTTTTCCAAACATGCGCGTCGTGAGCCACGAAGCCAACAAGAGAATACAGGCTATGATGAACGTCAAAAATTAGCAGACCCTGACCTTTATGATGGTATAGAGATGGGCTTCAGCTTTTTCTTTCTTCTTATGTTCTTTCTCTTCTTGTTCTTTCTTCAACCTTATCTGCAGATAACAATTCATCATCCAAATGTGCCAAGACGAAGTAGTGGCATGCAAAATGAAGGGGAAAAATAAAACTATGCGTACCCTTAAATGCTCAGCAATGTCCTTCTCGTCAACATTACACATTATTTTCTCTTTGTCGCTCTCACGAATGTatacaagcatgtaggcattcgaAAACTTCGTAAATTTGAATGGAGTGTTGTTGAATCCAGGGTTTATTTGAGGTAACTGTTTAATTGAAAAGAGAAAGGTGTGTGATATGGTGATGAGAAGAACAAACATTTATCGGTCAATTTCAAAGTGAAACAGAACATACCTCTTCCTCACCGCCATATTGCTCTTCAAAGGCCTTCTTTGTATCTTCTTTTGTTACACGCTCATCATCAAATTTATACCTGATACACATAATAATATGTCCAAAATTTGTCAATAATTGGAAACTGTTCGCCAATATTTAGATCAAAAATACGTATGTAAAGCTTGATTGACATCAAGGCAACTGTCAAGTAAAGAAGGCCATACAGGTGCAGAGGATTATGGCATTGGTAGGGGGACACAGACTATAGATTAGGGTTAAAAGAACTTTTGGGCAAAAAAGATGCATGCTATAACTTAACTAGTGACTTTACTGCTAACTTAACCCTGACCCTTAAGGAGCAATTATTTGGGTGTGTTTGCATACACCAAAAACCTATTGGAACAAGTGATAACTATGTGTTCTAAAGAAAATTATTGAAGTTCATGGTAGCCGGGTCATCACTGCTAAAAGGAAAACCCAGAACCAACTATCTTATGAAATTCGCATAAGGGAGATGGAAAGGGGGCAATTTGGTCCAGTTAACAAACTTGCATGAATTTACAAACTATACCAAGATTATAAGTACTCTCATATGTATGCAACAATTCATATGATACTTTGGATACTAGCTTGGGGACGGTAGCGAAGCATCTAACAACCACACATCCTAGTAAAGAAGTTGGTAATTTGAAGCACGTCTATGTTCAGGTACCGCCAAGTGGTCAGGCATAAGAGAAGAAGTAACTACTTGAGTAAACTATGGTACAAGAGATAAAAAAAGTCATTAGAGAAACAaccattgatctgctagtgttgGTCGTATGAACGCATAGTAGTGGCCACCATGTACTCCTCCACTATGAACAAGAACACTGAGAAAGCAAATAAACAGGGTTAGTAAGAAGGAAAATCCGTATACCAAGGAACTCTTGGCACACGCAAGAGATTGGCCTGCAAGTAACTGGATTACATAAACAAATTAAGGGGTTGTTTCGATCCTAGGTATTATTTAAACCATAGTTTGTTAAGATAATTAAGGCcctttatactccctccggtctcttttaattgactcggatttagtacaactttgtactaaatttgagtcaattaaaaaagaacggagggagtagttaggaAGGCAGTCTACAAGATTCAGTTTCCCCAGAATTTAAATTATTGGCTTTGTACAAGCACTACCCCACCTAgttttcacacacacacacacacaaaactgcCCAAtaacaatttaaaaaaaaaatatatgtcTAAAACTTGCACAAACACATTACTAACAAACATgaaattcaaataaaatgtaaGCTTTCTTAGGACTGAAAAATTCTCAGCAGTCCACTCAGTGGGCAGATTCTTAGGAATCGACCAGTGGTTTATCCACTCAGTGGGCAGATTCTTAGGAATCGACCAGTGGTTTATGAATCATCATTCAGGAACGTTTTTGCATCATATGTCACCAAATGTTTGCATTGTAAGTTCTTGTCCACTATAGCATAGGAACGTTCTGAACTATAAGATGTTTTGGATATTTCAATATGTACATACGGACTAAAATGAGTGAACAGACACACTAAAACGTGTCAATATACATAGTGACTTAGATAAATGCCAGAAGTTTTTTATAATTTGGAATGGAGGTTGTAGTAACCATGCATAGCATCTAGATAGAAGAAACAGATATTAGTGCTACAGTAACGTGTAACTTGTAACTTGAATTCCCAGAGCACCATAGTGAACAATTGTGGAACATGTAATAGACAAATTACTTGACTACAAACAATTCAAAGTTCCTACAAATGTTACGCGTAACAAGAAGAGTGATCACCTGTGGAGAGTATAAAGGTTTCTTATACTCCTATCTGCATCTGGGGCAAGATACTTGCCATCATCTCTATCCAGATCAAGTTGCAGAGGAAACTCGTAGCGGTCATTAATCTGCACAAGCAGGCATAGATAGCAGAAATGACAAGCTCAGAACCAAGTGAATCAAGACTccatctccaaaaaaaaaaagtgaatcaATACTCGAGAGCACCAAAGTTACATTTAATTGATCCGTTCTTTAACTTAATTTGTGCTAGCTTCTCAATCAGGTCTCTAACAAGGAAAATGAAAGGAAGTGTGATACTATTTTCTCAGATGTATGTGACAACTTACTACTATACAGACTCCCTCCGGTTCACAATGATTGcccaaaaatagatgtatctagacatgtttgaatgtgtagatacatccatttttgggcaattattttgaaccagaGGGAGTATTACATATGTTAGTCACACATTTGTCTAGATGGAAATTCGACGAACTGCAGGTTGAATGGCAGATGAAATTCACAAAAAATTAATAGAATTTGAAGCTACCATACTTTTGATTGCACAAATGAGGTGTCCACTGCCGGAATAGAAAGTACTTATTTGTCCCAGCACCAATTGTGGTTCATCTCATGCCCAATTAATTAATATATGACTTCTTTCTTTACAAATAGCTCTTGCAATGGCAATTTAAATGCTTACCTAGCACAGCAAGAGCACGCCGCTAACTCAGAATAAGTTCACCGCATACAGACGAAATATGTTTGGACAAAACTACAGGAGTGTTCAGTATATCATGGGCATGTATCCTATACACATCAAAACGCTGACCTGCCCGAACACCTCCActgtttacaatattcagaatggtTGCACCAACTCAACTAGCTGAGCAACAAAACAGTTCCTCTACTATGCACGATCCACATCAAAACCCCGCTGCACTTCAATATGACACGTCAACCGTAACAGAATATTCCCCAATCCATCCCAATGTTGACATGAATTCAAGTCATTTTTTTCCACTCAAACGGTGTTTTACCATATAATTTGGGTTTGGTGATATCCTAGAGCTTGGGTACCACAGATTCAACCATTTTAGCTGATGGACCACATATTCATTGTCTTACATACATACAAACTATTTGGATGCAGAATTAAATTAACTCAACCTCAATGAGCTTTCCGGGATCGACTCACACGGGTCGAGCAGCTTGGTTGAGCTCATTTCTGGTTAGGCTCAGATATACATATATATAATAAAGCACTGTATCATATTTAACCTTGTGACATGCTAATATGCATGTATATAAATGTGAGTTACCCAACCAAGCTCAAGGTTGAACTCTGCACATTGGAAACCCTGTCTGGACGTAGATCCCAAGTACTCAGAGCGATTGGGTGAACATACATAGAGAGTAATTCAATGGCAAGATAAGAACATGTTTATGGAGATGGTCATTCTCGTGGTTCATGTATTTCCATAAAAATGCACAATCGCACTGTATGTTCCATTCGCACAGTAGGTAGTACGTACATCATATGTTACATAAATAATTATAAAGGATAGGCAAACGcctcaataaataaataaatatcagtataacaataaatcaaagtaagtgTAAGGGTACGACAGTACAAACCTTAACCATGGTGTCTCTCATATAATCATACTCAAAACGCTTCAGCTGAAGTTGCAAAACAGGTGGGAAATCGAGGAAGAGAACACCTTTTTTTGCATCCTGAGATATCAAGATTGAATTCAAATCACCAAGATAACACCAAaacaaattaacaaaaaaatCAGTGTTAAATTAAGTGCTCCTAAGTGCTGAGCAGAGGCAAAATGCCTAGCGCTTAACTGTGGTAGGTGTGCGCTTAACAATTTAATCCTTCAGAAAAGGGAAAAGCAGAGGCAAAAAGCTTGCAGAAAATAACTAGTGGAGGGTGCACCCCTGTTCATAAAAGGTGACATTTGTCGACATGCACGGTGTTTCTTAACATGAAATTTTGACTGCTTCTTTTAATATGAaatatgttggcaaaaatctataAAATATAATATTGCTTCATATACTCTATGAAAATTATTGTTACTATTCCTGTCTGACCAATCGAAATAACTTTTTATATACTAGTATAAAGTTAGAGAAGATTAAATGTATGATTTCTACAAGTAATCTATTTCTGAAAAGAGATAGTGCATGGTATGGTGATTTCTTATATCCGAACAAACGCATGACACAATTCCAATCAAGATCTTTGTAAAGGAACCAACTGAAGTTTGTGTTTCACAACTTAATGGTGACCAGAGTATGTGGTGTGTATACCTGTAAACCATGATTCTCTGCATGATACTTGTTATCGCCCTCGAGGcgctcaacttcaacatatttatcgaaCGATGCATACACGTCACGACAACCTTTAACATCAAGTTGGAGGTCTGCAAAGTCATAACACCGCATTATGCCAGCAATAAAGAATGAAACACAGCTAATGTGAACCTGGTACCAAGATAATGAGTGGTTAAGTACCATAAAAGGACTCCTTCCTGTTGGATTTGTAGTCCACGTTTATACATTCGATGTAATTAATATGGTGACCCTCAAATAATTTCTCGATCGTTCCTTCTACAACAGTTCCCTAGgaagaaagcaaaattaatagCAGCTCATGTGATCCATATAGGCAGCTCTACACTAGACTCGTTACCTTCATCTTATCTTCGAGTTTCTCGCAGAGAACTCTATTGAGCTCTTGTACATCATGCTGCATGAAGGAATCATATGTGTCCCATCCAAAAGATTTAGTCAACTCTTTAGTAGCTACACTATTGTCACTGTACTGAAGTTTGTAGAAAAGGCTTTGCAGCGCCAAGGGAATACTTCCAGATGGCATGTCGTTTTCAGTGGTTGGCATATGGTACACAGCCTGAGAGAAAGCCTCAGTTAATCGGCTAGTACAGATAACAATAATGCCTAGAATGTTATAATGTGTTAATCCGGACCTTCCTGAAGTACGGTATGTGGTACAATGTTTGTAGAAGAGAGTTCATATAACAGGTCGCTCCTTGGTTTTTCAGACCAACATAACCTGTTTCCTTTTTGGAGTCATATGTCCAATAGTCAACCATCTTGCGGACAGCAACCTCTGCCTCTACAACAACAGTATCATTCACAAGGTAACCTCTACTTGGATCATATAGCTCACTCAGCGGCATAAAAGATGTGAAACCCCAATCGCTCTCACGTGCACTAAATTGGTGTTGAGTATCTGCCGGACAGAGAAGAATAGTGCATTAGCGATGCATTTATCCCACAAAATTTATTGATACATTGGAAAACAGAAAGATCAAGCAGCCATACTCAGCATCAAGTGCAAATATCCTTCTTCATTAGCTATTAAGATGaacgaacaaaagaaaaagaagtggcaTGGAATTTGCAAGCACTGGCAGTTTTTGACTACACTGTTAACAGTTAGGCAGTTTAGTGGAGACTAGAATAGCGCAAACACCCGTTGCTTTTTCGTGTAAGTGCAAATTCAGATAATGCAGAGCATGGACATGATGAAGAAGGAATAGACCTTTTCGTGTGGTGAACTTCTGATCAATCTGGTTGACAATAGCCAAGCTAAATTGAGCAGAGCGGCTCCAACCATATGGGAGGTTGGCCGAGTCGGCAACATCCAAGTACATGGACAGGTGCTCCACGTTATTCCCCTTGGGGAAAATAAGAACACGCCTGCACCACAGCGACCAATGTTACGAAGACAAAACATTCTGGAAACATTCTGTAGCTGCAGCTAGTGTAGTAGGTGAAAAATGCCAAGGGCTCACCATTTGAAACCACCGACAACAAACACATCCGAGTAGTGTTTCTTCCCGTTGAGCCTGGTGAAATTGGCGATTGTCCAAGTGAAGCGCGACGTCTGCGGGTCCTCTGGCGGCTGGctctccgccgtgctggccgcttCCGTCTGCGCCACCACTGCTACCACAGACACAAGACGCCCCCGCATTAGGAACCATCTAACCCAGCACGGCACGTTCCCGAATCACATTAGGAATCATCAGGCTGAAGCAAAGCAGCAACCGAGATAGCAGACGATATACCTTCCATGGGCTGGGCAgtggccggctcggcggcgggtaGCTCCTGGTGGGGCACAAGCATCTCGTCGTTCTCCTGCTGCGAGTTAGGAGAAGCAACGGAAGTGGTGTTAGATCCGGCCGGGGGCAAAAACCCTAGAAGCGGGGGGGAGTAGCACCACCCGATCGCTGAACACCCAAGGCGGGGACCACCAGAAAGTACAGCCGCGGGTAGGGGAGATCGGGCAATGGCGATAAGGGGGGGGCCTGCATGGGGGCGTACGGTACCTCGAGAGGGGCGGGAGTCATGATAGTcatgtcggcgtcggcgtcggcgtcaccGTGAGCGTCGGCGGACGCAGCCACAGCCGCAGCGACGCGGGCGGGGCGGGAGACGGCGGAGGGGATGCGGCGAGGGCGGGGCGGAGCAGAGGGGGGTTGGGTTGTGGGGGGAGGAGTGGCCGCCGGGCGAGGTACGGGCTGCAGTATGGTATGGAGGACTTGAGTTTTTTTTGGAAGGGAAAGGGTGATTTGGTCTCTCCGGGCCAAGCACGCaaaactttaaaaaaaaaaaaaaaaaaaaaaaaaaaaatgagaccAACCCAGGCACTAGCACCTGTTGGCATTTTTTTATAGAAGAAACTCCATAAGTGCACAGCGGGAGTACCAGGACTCGAACGCTGGCCGGCAGCCTGCGCTCCCGCAGAGCTAGCCAACGGACCGACGGCCCGTTCTCCAAGCACGCAAAACTAACTGCCACGGAAAATTAGAGATATGGAATAACCTAATTTACCGTGCTACAGATATCAAATCTCATATCAGTCATTAATTACAGCGGCACAACATGCAAAACTGCAAGATAGCCGTTTTGGCGGTTTTGAGCAGCAAAATTGCCACAACCGGCAAATCGGGACGAACCAcaatactattttttttttgcagtgaACTATAAAACCAGCGTGGTAACTAATACAATAatttaaaaaatgataaaaagtTTTAAAAACAATACAGAGTTGGTTAAAATAAATTTAAGCATTTTTGGAGGTTTAAACTCAAGACATACAGATTTGCACCAAAGGTTTCAACCAGCTAAGCTACCACTATGTTCTGTCAACTCTAGACAACGTTTATTTATAAAGCTGTAGGCCACGCACTCGCATGCACGCCACACAGGcaagatgtgtggcgccgctcgcatAGGCGCCACaaaaaagggttagatgagtgaaatagtttgaccggagggtcagtctgtgctataatTTCATAAAagagttatttttgtgtaaatcgcctcagTTGGCTATCTATACATATACCTAATCTATatgtatatctatatctatacctaataaaggagcaaaggtttctgccaaaaagtttcgtcaacgctttttttggaccgttttgtcctcccaccaaatcacataatacATAGAATTGCCACCATACCGGTTCGGCATTATTTTTTCTCCTCTCCAGAAACGATCCCTCTCCCTCGCTCACGCCCGATGTAGCCACCGCATACGAAAGGAGTCCTTCTAAATTACATATGACGCACCATGCCGTTTTCTACGCTGGTTGCTCTGTGGATTGGCTTTCGTCCCATCTGTGGTGGACAGGGCTTGCTCGCGGCGCGGCCGTGCGCCCATCCGTGCGACGCGCCCGTTTCTTAACCATCGCACGGTTCTGTTTCGTTTTCATCTCAGGCATTTCTTTTCCGATTAAAAAAATCACAAATACAGTGGTAAACTTGTAATACATGTATCTTCATTCACGACGTCCAGGATGGAGAAGGTCATCCGCAGAGGCGAGTCTTCGGCGTCCGCCTCACGACGTCGGGCGGCGTCCGTGGCTAGCTTGGACTTGAAGAGGCCCTTCATCTTGGCGCCGTCGTCCGcggccggcgcggcgcggcggagaGGGCAAGGGCGAGGTCCGCCCCGCTGACCCGAAGGAGAAGCAGCCTCCGCAGAGGATGGAGAAGCCATAGTGCCATACGCACAGGCGAGCAGGAGGCGAGTCTTCGGCACATGCGAGCACAAGGATTCTCTAGGATGGACCTCACGGGCCATCACCACCAGTCCGGCACAGAAAAGAACGTTGTCTAGGCGCCAAGGAGAGCAGCGACGCCGCGCTGACCGCCCGCCCGTGTTCCCATCCCACTCGTCTCGCTCGCCGTTGACAGGAACCCGACCGGCCAACAGCCCACCAGTATCTTCATGTCCATGAGTGTGCTCATATCACCATTGAGGGTGCGGCGCCGACATCAACAAAACGGTCGTGCAGTGGGGCGGCATCGCGGACACGCCGGCGATATTCTCCGCGAGCATGCAGTGGGACGGCTGCGCGGGACCGCTTCGCTCTGGCGCTGAAGGTCGCGTGAGGTCCAAGCATGGGAGAATTCCTGCTAGCCGGTACGGCTGACCGCCACCATCGGATGACCTTCTCCAGCCTCGACCTCATGGACGATGTTGGCGGCCGTGATGGAGGGGAATAGGTCGAAACTTGTATTAGGACGGTATTTGCGATTTTTTTACGGGAAAAGAAACGCGTGAGATGGAAAAGAAGCGGAGCCGTACGATGCTTAAGGAAGAGGCGCGTCGCACGGATGGGCGCACGGCAGCGGCGCAAGCAAGCCCCGTCCATCTGTGGTAAGGCTCCAAAGCTAGGCCTTCTCTTATGGGCCTCGAGCGACAAATCAACGGGGCTCTAAAATCAACAGAAAACATACACAGTTTGTGTAGAATAATCCCACATCGCCCCTTACACCGAATCTGACCAATTTCTATACGTTTGCATATGGCCTGAGAGCACAAGCGTGGCAGAGAGAGTTGGAAGGAACTGGcacggaagagagagagagagagagagagagagagagagagagagagagagagagagagagagagagagagagttgtaTGGAACAGGAACGGAAGAAATCACGCACGAGCTATGGTGGTGACTGGTGAGCGCGTGGGTGCGGAGACGACGGAGACttggttggcgtgcggcggcggcgcatcGCGGGTGAGGAGACCCTGCAGGCGAGGAATTTGAGCAAGGATGAGAGGCGGTCGTGGCGGCGACCGGCAGAACTCAAAGGCGGCGCGCTCGGGTACTGAGAGGAGGCGGTGACGCTGGCCCTAGCGGGCGCGCTCGACTTGGTCGATGGGGTCGACGGCGGAGCTGAGAGTCTGCGCGAGGAAAGGAGGAGGTCGGGGTGGCGCATGTTCGAGCACCGGGGTTGACGACGTCAACGTGGGTCCCTGGCGACGCGGGAAGGCAGCGGCAGCGCGGTTGGCGGTGGGCGGTGGGCGTGCTTGGCGTCTAGAGAAGCTCCTGGAGGCGGGCCGGCGAGCGGGGAGAGGAGGCGGAGCATCTGCCAGTTCTtgtggagtgatacgtctccgacgtatcgataatttcttatgttccatgccacattattgatgatatctacatgttttatacatactttatgtcatatttatgcattttccggcactaacctattaacgagatgccgaagagccgattgctgttttctgctgtttttggtttcagaaatcctagtaaggaaatattctcggaattggacgaaatcaacgcccaagggcctattttcacacgaagcttccagaagaccgaagatgatacgaagtggggccacgaggtggccaaacactagggcggcgcggcccaagccctggccgcgccggcctagcgtgtggggccctcgtgtggccccctgacctatctcctccgcctacttaaagccttcgtcgcgaaacccccagtaccgagagccacgatacggaaaaccttccagagacgccgccgccgccaatcccatctcgggggattcaggagatcgcctctcgcaccctgccggagaggggaatcatctcccggaggactcttcgccgccatggtcgcctccggagtgatgagtgagtagttcacccctggactatgggtccatagcagtagctagatggtcgtctgatacgtccaatttgcatcactattttatatcataatttgctgttattcattgatatatttcatattgggacacaatacttatgttatttcatctattttgcatgtttcatcattattggaggatcaagcaccggagccaggattctgctgaaaaagcaccgtcagaacgcaatatttcggaagatcaactgtgggagtaagttataccaaaaatcctatttttcaagatgacgaaggaagccagaaggaggagccaggaggacccagggtgggcccacaccctagggcggcgcggcccaggccctggccgcgccgccatgtggtctggggggcccacgacccctttttcctccttttcttcgcgaaacccttcgtcccgaagagttacagccgcctctgcggggcggagaacaccagagagaaaagagctctccggcgggcaggaatccaccggggaaattccctccgggagggggaaatcgacgccatcgtcaccgtcatcgagctggacatcatcgccatcaccatcatcatcatctccaccatcatcaccgccgtcatcaccgctggacaccgtcaccgccgtagcaatttgggtttgatcttgattgtttgataggggaaactctcccagtatcgatctctacttgttgttgatgctattgagtgaaaccattgaaccaagtttatgttcagatttttattcatcatcatatcacctctgatcatgttccatatgatgtctcgtgagtagttcgtttagttcttgaggacatgggtgaagtctaaatgttagtagtgaactatggttgagtaatattcaatggtgtgatatttaagttgtggtgttattcttctagtggtgtcatgtgaacgtcgactacatgacacttcaccatttatgggcctaggggaatgcatcttgtactcgtttgccaattgcggggttgccggagtgacgaaacctaaacccccgctggtatatcgatgcaggagggatcgcaggatctcgcagtttaaggccgtggttagatttattcttaattactttcttgtagttgcggatgcttgcaaggggtataatcacaagtatgtattagtcctaggaagggcggtacattagcataggttcacccacacaacacttatcataacaatgaagattatttagccgtatgtag contains:
- the LOC124702900 gene encoding ubiquitin C-terminal hydrolase 12-like isoform X2; the protein is MTIMTPAPLEENDEMLVPHQELPAAEPATAQPMEVVAQTEAASTAESQPPEDPQTSRFTWTIANFTRLNGKKHYSDVFVVGGFKWRVLIFPKGNNVEHLSMYLDVADSANLPYGWSRSAQFSLAIVNQIDQKFTTRKDTQHQFSARESDWGFTSFMPLSELYDPSRGYLVNDTVVVEAEVAVRKMVDYWTYDSKKETGYVGLKNQGATCYMNSLLQTLYHIPYFRKAVYHMPTTENDMPSGSIPLALQSLFYKLQYSDNSVATKELTKSFGWDTYDSFMQHDVQELNRVLCEKLEDKMKGTVVEGTIEKLFEGHHINYIECINVDYKSNRKESFYDLQLDVKGCRDVYASFDKYVEVERLEGDNKYHAENHGLQDAKKGVLFLDFPPVLQLQLKRFEYDYMRDTMVKINDRYEFPLQLDLDRDDGKYLAPDADRSIRNLYTLHSVLVHSGGVHGGHYYAFIRPTLADQWYKFDDERVTKEDTKKAFEEQYGGEEELPQINPGFNNTPFKFTKFSNAYMLVYIRESDKEKIMCNVDEKDIAEHLRIRLKKEQEEKEHKKKEKAEAHLYTIIKIARDEDLKEQTGKDIYFDLVDHEKVRSFRIQKQLPFSTFKEEVAKEYGIPVQFQRFWLWAKRQNHTYRPNRPLTPHEETQSVGQLREISNKAQNAELKLFLEVEFGLDLQPLPPPEKSKEDILLFFKLYNPEKEVLCFVGRLFVKALGKPSDILRKLNEMAGFTPEEEIELYEEIKFEPNVMCEHIDKKLTFRSSQLEDGDIVCFQKSPKADSDTQVRYPDVPSFLEYVHNRQVVHFRSLEKPKDDDFCLELSKLHTYDDVVERVARQLGLDDPAKIRLTSHNCYSQQPKPQPIRYRGVEHLLDMLVHYNQTSDILYYEVLDIPLPELQFLKTLKVAFHHATKEEVVIHSIRLPKNSTIADVINDLKTKVDLSSPSAELRVLEVFYHKIYKIFPLHEKIENINDQYWTLRAEEVPEEEKNLGPHDRLIHVYHFAKDPVQNQQIQNFGDPFFLAIREGETLAEVKGRIQRKLQVSDEEFSKWKFAFISMNRPDYLQDSDVVSARFQRRDVYGAWEQYLGLEHTDTAPKRAYTANQNRHTHEKPVRIYN